The DNA sequence TTTTGCAGACCAATGGAGAGCTGGCGCCGCTGATTATTCGCCTGATGCTCGCCGCGGTGATTTGGCCCCATGGCGCGCAAAAGCTGCTGGGCTGGTTCGGCGGCGGAGGATTGGACGAAACTTTCAAGCGCTTCCGCTCGGCCTGGAACATTCCACCATGGCTGGCGCTCGTCGCTGTCGGCTCGGAATTTCTCGGTGGCATCGGGCTGGTCCTGGGGCTGCTGACTCGTATCGCCGCCTT is a window from the Candidatus Binataceae bacterium genome containing:
- a CDS encoding DoxX family membrane protein, encoding MHMLLQTNGELAPLIIRLMLAAVIWPHGAQKLLGWFGGGGLDETFKRFRSAWNIPPWLALVAVGSEFLGGIGLVLGLLTRIAA